A portion of the Clostridium gelidum genome contains these proteins:
- a CDS encoding 6-phospho-beta-glucosidase has product MIKDRLKIATIGGGSSYTPELIEGYIKRKDELPIKEIWLVDIEEGKEKLEIVGNLAKRMVENAGLDWEVHLTLDRREALKEADFVSTQFRVGLLDARIKDERIPLSHGILGQETNGAGGMFKAFRTIPVILDIVKDMKELCPNAWLVNFTNPAGMVTEAVLKYGDFEKVVGLCNVPINHNMLESKLIGKDVNELVFQYAGLNHHHWHKVFDKEGNEVTSLIMEEMFKSNEQVLENIHEIPFFEEQIRDLGMLPCGYHRYYYLTDDMLKNEIEEFQKNATRAETVKKLETELFELYKDPNLKVKPEQLTKRGGTYYSDAACELIASIYNDKRTDMVVTTRNNGALDDLPYDCAVEVSSIITGAGPMPINFGKFAPAERGMVQIMKAMEEVTIEAAITGDYGKALQAFTINPLVPSGKIARTVLNEMLVAHKKHLPQFAEVIEKIENGEIK; this is encoded by the coding sequence ATGATAAAGGATAGACTTAAAATTGCAACAATTGGTGGGGGGTCTAGTTATACACCAGAATTAATAGAAGGTTATATAAAAAGAAAGGATGAGCTTCCAATAAAGGAAATTTGGCTTGTTGATATTGAAGAAGGAAAAGAAAAATTAGAGATAGTTGGCAATTTAGCTAAGCGTATGGTTGAAAACGCAGGTTTAGATTGGGAAGTACATTTAACTTTAGATAGAAGAGAAGCTTTAAAGGAGGCAGATTTCGTATCAACTCAATTCCGTGTTGGATTATTGGATGCTAGAATTAAAGACGAACGTATTCCACTTAGTCATGGAATATTAGGACAAGAAACTAACGGTGCTGGTGGTATGTTTAAAGCATTTAGAACTATTCCAGTAATACTGGATATAGTTAAAGATATGAAAGAACTATGTCCAAACGCATGGCTTGTAAACTTTACAAACCCAGCAGGTATGGTAACAGAAGCTGTTCTTAAATACGGTGACTTTGAAAAGGTAGTTGGTTTATGTAATGTTCCAATAAATCATAATATGCTTGAATCTAAACTAATTGGTAAAGACGTTAATGAATTAGTTTTTCAATATGCAGGGTTAAATCATCATCACTGGCATAAAGTATTTGATAAAGAAGGAAATGAAGTGACTTCTTTAATAATGGAAGAGATGTTTAAATCAAATGAGCAAGTACTAGAAAATATTCATGAAATTCCTTTCTTTGAAGAACAAATTCGTGATTTAGGAATGTTACCATGTGGTTATCATAGATACTATTACCTAACAGATGATATGCTTAAAAATGAAATTGAAGAATTTCAAAAAAATGCAACTCGTGCGGAAACAGTTAAAAAATTAGAAACGGAGTTATTTGAATTATATAAAGATCCAAACTTAAAAGTCAAACCAGAACAATTAACTAAACGTGGTGGTACTTATTATTCAGATGCAGCTTGTGAGCTTATTGCTTCAATTTATAATGATAAGAGAACTGATATGGTAGTTACTACTAGAAATAATGGTGCGTTAGATGATCTTCCATATGATTGTGCAGTTGAAGTTAGTTCTATTATTACAGGGGCTGGTCCAATGCCCATTAACTTTGGTAAGTTTGCTCCAGCTGAGCGTGGAATGGTTCAAATAATGAAAGCTATGGAAGAAGTGACAATTGAAGCTGCTATAACTGGTGATTATGGTAAGGCACTACAAGCCTTTACGATTAATCCATTAGTACCAAGTGGAAAAATTGCAAGAACAGTACTAAATGAAATGTTAGTAGCACATAAAAAACACTTACCACAATTTGCAGAAGTAATAGAAAAAATTGAAAATGGTGAAATAAAATAG
- a CDS encoding PTS sugar transporter subunit IIC, which produces MEESVKFSEKLITIVMKFVNMKGVIALKDGIMYTLPLTLVGSIFLLLAQIPYKPFNDWVTSFLGESWTDPLWQVFGSTFSIIAIIACMGMAYIYARNDGHEPFAASVMSFVAFLIINKSSLVTAKGETVSGIIDKNWTGGQGMVTAIIVGLIVGAIYSWFLEKKFVINMPAGVPQGVANQFTALIPAAVIFTGSMIIYTFFKFVMNTTFIEVIFKVLQTPLQGATDSLPGAIMAGALIPFFWWFGVHGGAIVGGVMGPLWGANGLANQAILDKGQELTIANGAHIVTQQFVDQFLTVTGSGLTIGLVIAMILVGKSAQSKTLGKIALTPTLFNINEPVIFGFPIVMNPFMFIPFVAVPTISSIITYFAFKIGFLHPFSAVSVPWTTPPIISGFILQGWQGALWQLIIIVISVIVYVPFLKKQDSINLKQEQEVV; this is translated from the coding sequence ATGGAAGAATCAGTAAAATTTAGTGAAAAACTTATAACGATAGTAATGAAGTTCGTTAACATGAAAGGTGTTATAGCACTGAAAGATGGTATTATGTATACGCTGCCGTTAACGTTAGTAGGTTCAATTTTCTTACTATTAGCACAAATACCTTATAAACCATTTAATGATTGGGTAACTAGTTTTCTAGGAGAAAGTTGGACAGACCCCCTATGGCAAGTATTTGGATCAACTTTTTCAATAATAGCAATTATAGCATGTATGGGCATGGCATATATATATGCCAGAAATGATGGACATGAGCCATTCGCAGCAAGTGTTATGTCATTTGTAGCTTTTTTAATTATAAACAAGTCATCTCTTGTTACTGCAAAGGGAGAAACGGTGTCAGGTATTATAGACAAGAACTGGACTGGTGGGCAAGGCATGGTTACAGCTATAATTGTAGGATTAATAGTTGGTGCAATTTATTCTTGGTTCTTAGAAAAGAAATTTGTAATCAATATGCCAGCAGGTGTTCCACAAGGGGTTGCTAACCAATTTACAGCATTAATTCCAGCAGCAGTAATTTTTACTGGATCAATGATAATATATACATTCTTTAAATTTGTAATGAATACTACATTTATTGAAGTTATTTTTAAAGTTTTACAAACTCCGTTGCAAGGTGCAACAGATTCATTACCAGGTGCAATAATGGCAGGTGCATTGATACCTTTCTTCTGGTGGTTTGGTGTTCATGGTGGGGCTATAGTTGGTGGAGTTATGGGACCTTTATGGGGTGCTAATGGTCTTGCTAACCAGGCAATCCTTGATAAAGGGCAAGAATTAACAATCGCTAATGGTGCACATATCGTTACACAACAATTTGTAGATCAATTTTTAACAGTAACAGGTTCAGGATTAACAATAGGTCTTGTTATAGCAATGATATTAGTAGGAAAATCAGCACAATCAAAAACATTAGGAAAAATAGCTTTAACACCAACTCTATTTAATATTAATGAACCAGTAATATTTGGTTTTCCAATAGTTATGAATCCATTTATGTTTATCCCTTTTGTAGCTGTTCCAACAATTTCATCAATTATAACTTACTTTGCTTTTAAAATTGGTTTCTTACATCCATTCTCAGCTGTAAGTGTACCTTGGACAACGCCACCAATAATTTCTGGTTTTATTCTTCAAGGTTGGCAAGGTGCATTATGGCAACTAATTATAATTGTAATATCAGTTATTGTATATGTCCCATTCCTTAAGAAACAAGATTCAATTAACTTAAAACAAGAACAAGAAGTTGTATAG
- a CDS encoding PTS lactose/cellobiose transporter subunit IIA yields MNEEQIVMDIIINAGEAKGYAYEALSKAKEGKFDEIDDLFEKAEEALGRAHDIQTSLLAREANGEKINVSILFVHSQDHLMTCMSEKNLIREIIEMRRERQA; encoded by the coding sequence ATGAATGAAGAGCAAATTGTAATGGATATCATTATAAATGCAGGTGAAGCTAAGGGGTATGCTTATGAAGCACTTAGTAAAGCAAAAGAAGGTAAGTTCGATGAAATTGATGATCTGTTTGAAAAAGCAGAAGAAGCACTTGGAAGGGCGCATGATATTCAGACCTCATTACTAGCAAGAGAAGCAAATGGTGAAAAGATAAATGTATCGATACTGTTTGTACATTCACAAGATCACTTAATGACATGTATGTCAGAAAAGAACTTAATTAGAGAAATAATTGAAATGAGAAGAGAAAGACAAGCGTAG
- a CDS encoding MurR/RpiR family transcriptional regulator: MGILKEIRKSEGFTERELSICSFILKNPEKIANMSTRELGMSTYTSAATISRFVKKIGCDGYHDFKIKFVSEIKSTNINDFEEDSDISKRDTIISIVNKVSEIQRKVIEETRQEFSLEQMVRIGNILEQTEYIDFYVYDINVHLANYGCNQLFHCGKIANTYIATNVQQLLALRKSEKHLAIIISHTGENSRLIEFAKSLKKNKVKTIVITSDKKHTLAQLGDEFLYVAATKNVEGLEIITFSTSVKYILDVLFCIVFIKQFENNQQLNRSYEKIGKNKLWALLHDI; this comes from the coding sequence ATGGGAATATTGAAGGAGATTCGGAAATCAGAAGGGTTTACAGAAAGAGAATTAAGCATTTGTTCTTTTATTTTAAAGAATCCAGAAAAGATTGCAAATATGTCTACAAGGGAGTTGGGAATGTCAACATATACAAGTGCAGCAACCATTAGTCGTTTTGTCAAAAAGATAGGATGCGATGGATACCATGACTTTAAAATTAAATTTGTTAGTGAAATAAAATCAACCAATATAAATGATTTCGAAGAAGATAGTGATATTTCAAAAAGAGATACTATTATTTCTATTGTAAATAAGGTAAGTGAAATTCAAAGAAAAGTAATAGAAGAGACAAGGCAAGAGTTTTCTTTAGAACAAATGGTACGTATAGGAAATATATTGGAGCAGACAGAGTACATTGATTTTTATGTATATGATATAAATGTACATCTTGCGAATTATGGATGCAATCAGTTGTTTCATTGTGGAAAGATTGCAAATACGTATATTGCTACAAATGTACAACAGTTATTAGCACTCAGAAAGTCAGAAAAACATTTGGCGATTATTATAAGTCATACTGGAGAAAATTCTAGATTGATTGAATTTGCTAAATCCTTAAAAAAAAATAAAGTAAAGACAATTGTTATTACCAGTGATAAGAAGCATACTTTAGCACAGTTAGGCGATGAATTTTTGTATGTTGCGGCTACAAAAAATGTAGAAGGTTTGGAAATCATTACTTTCTCAACTTCCGTAAAATATATTTTAGATGTATTGTTTTGCATTGTTTTTATAAAGCAATTTGAAAACAATCAACAATTAAATAGAAGCTATGAAAAAATAGGAAAGAATAAATTGTGGGCATTACTACATGATATATAA
- a CDS encoding carbohydrate kinase family protein, producing MSSNIFCIGELLIDMVCVDNKGLKNGEKFEKKAGGAPANVAACISKLEGNAYFLGQVGNDFFGKHLIELLKDLNINIEMVVEKGSTTIALVGIDENGERNFDFLRGSDGDYSFGNINLSKIISSDIIHFGSATGFLEGELKKTYFKLLEYAKANNIYVSFDPNYRDALITPDKLELFIEDCIEFLRKSDFTKLSDEELFLITKEKDITKGVNKLHEFGVKFIAITLGSKGTYLSVSGENTVIQSIKIKQLDSTGAGDAFVGAVLKQVADVEDKQNISFEEWKNIIAFANKVGAITCTNYGAIESMPALSYIRKLHN from the coding sequence ATGAGTAGTAACATATTTTGTATAGGAGAACTTTTAATTGACATGGTTTGTGTTGATAATAAAGGGTTGAAAAATGGAGAAAAGTTTGAAAAAAAAGCTGGTGGAGCGCCAGCAAATGTAGCAGCCTGTATTTCTAAATTAGAAGGCAATGCTTATTTTTTAGGTCAAGTAGGTAATGATTTCTTTGGGAAGCATCTAATTGAATTACTAAAAGATTTAAATATAAATATTGAGATGGTTGTAGAGAAAGGCAGCACAACTATAGCCTTAGTTGGAATTGATGAAAATGGTGAACGTAATTTTGATTTCTTAAGAGGAAGTGATGGAGATTATTCATTTGGCAATATAAATTTATCAAAAATAATTAGTTCAGATATAATTCACTTTGGTTCAGCTACAGGATTCCTAGAAGGTGAATTAAAAAAGACATATTTTAAGTTATTAGAATATGCAAAAGCAAATAATATTTATGTATCATTTGATCCAAACTATCGTGATGCTTTAATTACTCCAGATAAACTAGAATTATTTATTGAAGATTGTATTGAATTCTTAAGGAAAAGTGATTTTACTAAATTAAGTGATGAAGAATTGTTTTTAATAACTAAAGAAAAGGATATAACAAAAGGAGTTAATAAATTACACGAATTTGGTGTTAAATTTATTGCTATTACTTTAGGCTCCAAAGGAACATATTTAAGTGTTAGTGGAGAAAATACAGTAATCCAATCTATAAAGATCAAGCAACTAGATTCAACAGGTGCTGGAGATGCATTTGTTGGAGCTGTATTAAAACAAGTAGCTGATGTTGAAGACAAACAAAATATTAGCTTTGAAGAATGGAAGAATATAATTGCATTTGCAAATAAAGTAGGAGCAATTACATGTACAAATTATGGTGCTATAGAATCAATGCCTGCGTTGAGTTATATAAGAAAATTACACAATTGA
- a CDS encoding PTS sugar transporter subunit IIA: MFNFLNKEKFKIVSPADGKLKSITSVIDEVFSSKALGDGFAIEPTQGILYSPIVGEVSMVFPTLHAIGLKTKDGVEILIHIGIDTVKLDGEGFETFIRQGQKVKIGDMLIKFDIEEIKNKVPSTDIMVIFTNGEICEIINSDIQVSAGQANIVNIIKQRKNN; encoded by the coding sequence ATGTTTAATTTTTTAAATAAAGAAAAGTTTAAAATAGTGTCGCCAGCAGATGGAAAACTTAAATCAATAACATCTGTAATTGATGAGGTATTTTCTTCTAAAGCTTTAGGAGATGGTTTCGCAATTGAGCCAACACAAGGAATATTGTATTCACCTATAGTTGGTGAAGTATCAATGGTTTTTCCAACTTTACATGCAATAGGATTAAAAACTAAGGATGGAGTTGAAATTTTAATTCATATTGGTATTGATACAGTTAAACTTGATGGTGAAGGATTCGAAACATTTATTAGACAAGGACAAAAAGTCAAAATAGGTGATATGCTTATTAAGTTTGATATAGAAGAAATAAAAAACAAGGTTCCATCAACTGATATAATGGTTATATTTACTAATGGTGAAATCTGTGAAATCATTAATAGTGACATACAGGTTAGTGCGGGACAAGCTAACATAGTTAATATTATTAAACAAAGGAAGAACAACTAA
- a CDS encoding Cof-type HAD-IIB family hydrolase: MKVKLIALDLDGTLLNSCGYISDKTLLVIKMAIEKGIQVVPATGRSVGLICEEIKSIEGITYVISSNGAAVVNLRENKVVFSNFITIDILKKITEIIKGYPIVVEFYSGGDAYIDEDVFVNPTKYGLTEKCLSLMSNNHNLVKNIFSIVEDREECEWLDCVEKVNIPFLKEDMKTQVFNSLLCISNQIKITSSVEDNLEINTHSANKGNSLEKLAKLLGINLKETAAIGDNNNDIEMIQMAGIGIAMGNASEGIKMKSDFITLDNDKNGAAEAILQILNENL; this comes from the coding sequence ATGAAGGTTAAACTCATAGCATTAGATTTAGATGGAACATTATTAAACAGCTGCGGTTATATAAGTGATAAAACTCTTCTGGTAATTAAAATGGCTATTGAAAAAGGAATACAAGTAGTTCCAGCAACTGGGAGAAGTGTTGGGCTAATATGCGAAGAAATAAAATCAATAGAGGGAATTACATATGTAATATCGTCTAATGGGGCAGCTGTAGTAAATTTAAGAGAAAATAAAGTTGTTTTTTCTAACTTTATTACTATAGACATTTTAAAGAAAATAACTGAAATAATCAAGGGGTATCCAATTGTTGTTGAATTTTATTCAGGCGGGGATGCCTATATAGATGAAGATGTTTTTGTAAATCCTACAAAATATGGGTTGACAGAAAAATGTTTAAGTCTTATGTCAAATAACCATAATCTAGTCAAGAATATTTTTTCAATAGTTGAGGACAGAGAAGAATGTGAATGGTTAGATTGTGTAGAGAAAGTAAATATTCCGTTTTTAAAAGAAGACATGAAAACTCAAGTGTTTAATAGTTTATTATGTATAAGTAATCAGATTAAAATAACATCATCTGTAGAAGACAATCTTGAGATTAATACTCATAGTGCAAACAAGGGAAATAGTTTAGAAAAATTAGCTAAATTACTTGGAATAAATTTAAAAGAAACAGCTGCTATTGGAGATAATAATAATGATATAGAAATGATCCAAATGGCTGGGATTGGTATTGCAATGGGAAATGCAAGTGAAGGCATTAAAATGAAATCGGATTTTATTACACTAGACAATGATAAAAATGGAGCTGCAGAGGCAATTTTACAAATTTTAAATGAAAATTTGTAA
- a CDS encoding BglG family transcription antiterminator, translating into MKSRQVIMLRDLLNHEYVRPNEFVEKLNIGLRTVRMEIHEINDILKPKNIRINSSSARGYFVVKEERKQFNEFLNNMIVSLKKLELPETPGERFLFTFMYLTFIKEPISVQNIADIMYVSKTVMIKTINEIEEYLHSFNGLNIERTKKGLYFLGKENNIRHILSETLNYKTYGSILMYKVLKFQFGESYIKLYELLQKELPTILYKNNLILIDKSVEGFLLDIFILIYRNKAGLFLKSEDNRKYPKVFEEIIKEIEELLIKNDIRISEDDRNFLKECLLTKRVLYENCVKLEPRKESVELTEQFLSIVDAKYSSNYLKNIELKEMLSIHIDKMLYRLEQGHFEHNASVRNVKELYKIQTEMTTILYKLIFDKYGYKIQEEELGFIILYMGAFAQTKIKAIIISDIGQSVAASMTKQINNYCGDKIEIIGSFSLNYIRQFFIDVDVILTPIRLFNVTLPSKTKVIYINYVLQEENIKRIQEFLINYDGGGNEG; encoded by the coding sequence ATGAAATCAAGACAAGTAATTATGCTTAGAGACTTATTAAATCACGAATATGTACGTCCAAATGAATTTGTGGAAAAATTAAACATTGGTTTAAGGACAGTTAGAATGGAGATACATGAAATAAATGATATATTGAAACCTAAAAACATAAGAATAAACTCATCCTCAGCTAGAGGGTATTTTGTTGTTAAGGAAGAAAGAAAGCAATTTAATGAATTTCTAAATAATATGATTGTAAGTTTAAAGAAGCTGGAATTGCCAGAGACGCCAGGGGAAAGATTTTTATTTACATTTATGTACTTAACATTTATAAAGGAGCCTATTTCAGTTCAAAATATAGCGGATATTATGTATGTGTCAAAAACAGTAATGATCAAAACTATAAATGAAATTGAGGAATATTTACATAGTTTTAATGGACTTAATATTGAAAGAACAAAGAAAGGTCTTTATTTTCTTGGGAAAGAAAATAATATAAGACATATATTATCTGAAACATTAAATTATAAAACATATGGATCTATTTTAATGTACAAGGTTTTAAAATTTCAGTTTGGAGAATCTTATATCAAATTATATGAACTTTTGCAAAAGGAATTACCAACTATCTTATATAAAAATAATTTAATTCTAATTGATAAATCTGTAGAAGGATTTTTGTTGGACATATTTATACTGATATATCGTAATAAAGCTGGATTGTTCTTAAAATCAGAAGACAACAGAAAATATCCTAAAGTATTTGAAGAAATTATAAAGGAAATTGAGGAACTTCTAATTAAAAATGATATTCGAATTTCTGAGGATGATAGAAATTTTTTGAAAGAATGTCTTTTAACTAAAAGGGTATTATATGAAAATTGTGTTAAATTAGAACCAAGAAAAGAATCAGTAGAGTTAACGGAACAATTTTTATCAATAGTGGATGCAAAATATAGCAGTAATTATTTAAAAAATATAGAGTTAAAAGAAATGTTAAGTATACATATAGATAAAATGCTTTATCGTTTAGAACAAGGACATTTTGAACATAATGCTTCAGTGAGAAATGTAAAAGAATTATATAAAATACAAACAGAAATGACAACTATTTTATATAAACTAATATTTGATAAGTATGGTTATAAGATTCAAGAGGAAGAATTAGGATTTATTATACTTTATATGGGAGCTTTTGCCCAAACAAAAATAAAAGCAATAATAATAAGTGATATTGGGCAAAGTGTAGCTGCGAGTATGACAAAACAAATTAATAATTATTGTGGTGATAAAATCGAAATTATAGGAAGTTTTTCTTTGAATTATATAAGACAATTTTTTATAGATGTAGATGTGATTCTTACACCAATACGATTATTTAATGTTACACTCCCAAGCAAAACTAAAGTTATTTATATTAATTATGTATTGCAAGAGGAAAATATTAAAAGAATACAGGAATTTTTGATTAATTATGATGGAGGTGGAAATGAAGGTTAA
- a CDS encoding glycoside hydrolase family 3 N-terminal domain-containing protein, translating to MKKEDIKELLSKMTLEEKIGQLTQIRTSYYYNSNTSATGTASKLKITKDQKWMIGTVLGKLDAEMMSKIQKEYLSNNRFGIPLLFMQDIIHGFKTIFPIPLALSCSWDEELIEKTARVAAKEGSSSGYQVTFSPMVDVVRDPRWGRVIESFGEDTLLNSLFGAAMVRGYQNNDLKNPDTLISCVKHFAAYGAAEGGRDYNTVDISECRLRNEYFPPYYEAIKAGAKLIMSSFNVLNGIPATANTWLLRKILREEWKYEGVVISDWGGVKELIPHGTAENSIDAAKLSLKAGIDIEMATTAYFEALPKLCKDKNIEKLLDDAVERVLLLKNECGLFEDPYRGISSEKEKQTLLCGDFRKIAREASCKSMVLLKNSKVLPLSENKNIALIGPYANNPSILGPWSLDGDINDVITIEQGLRNKNINLQSVETTSFNEISREKVDEIIEKTQSADIIVLALGEEEEKSGEAGSVSNITLPPAQIKLLSYMKKLNKPIIVILINGRPLDLTNIIEEADAVLECWFPGTEGGNAIADILYGAYNPSGRLTMSFPRAVGQIPVYYNSLATGRPKELLKIEKRYKSQYLDIPNEPLFPFGYGLGYSQFKYDNFKISKNELSRKEKISCSIDVTNNGKYTGIETVQLYMRDKVADISRPVKQLIKYKQIIINPSETKTVEFTVNEKDLRYWNGENQYKSDEGLFEFTIGKDSSDGISFEVRLVS from the coding sequence ATGAAAAAAGAGGACATAAAAGAGTTATTATCTAAGATGACATTAGAAGAAAAAATAGGACAATTAACACAAATCAGAACAAGTTATTATTATAATTCTAATACTTCAGCAACAGGAACAGCTTCTAAACTTAAAATTACAAAAGATCAAAAATGGATGATAGGAACTGTTTTAGGTAAATTAGATGCAGAGATGATGTCTAAAATTCAAAAAGAATATTTAAGTAATAATCGTTTTGGAATTCCATTACTCTTTATGCAGGATATTATACATGGATTTAAGACCATATTCCCTATTCCACTAGCACTTTCATGTTCGTGGGATGAGGAATTAATAGAAAAAACTGCAAGAGTCGCAGCAAAAGAAGGAAGTTCGTCTGGATATCAAGTAACATTTTCTCCTATGGTAGATGTAGTTAGAGATCCGAGGTGGGGAAGAGTTATTGAAAGTTTTGGAGAAGATACGCTTCTTAATAGTTTATTTGGAGCAGCTATGGTTAGGGGATATCAAAATAATGATTTAAAGAATCCGGATACTCTGATTTCTTGTGTAAAACATTTTGCTGCTTATGGAGCTGCAGAAGGTGGAAGAGATTATAATACAGTGGATATTTCAGAATGTAGACTTAGAAATGAATATTTTCCACCTTATTATGAGGCTATAAAAGCTGGGGCAAAATTAATTATGTCTTCCTTTAATGTATTAAATGGGATACCAGCCACTGCTAATACATGGCTTTTACGTAAAATATTAAGAGAAGAATGGAAATATGAAGGTGTTGTTATTTCAGATTGGGGTGGAGTAAAAGAATTAATACCTCATGGTACAGCAGAAAATAGCATAGATGCAGCAAAATTATCATTAAAAGCCGGTATAGATATTGAAATGGCTACTACTGCATATTTTGAAGCCTTACCTAAACTCTGTAAAGACAAAAATATAGAAAAATTATTAGATGATGCAGTGGAAAGAGTTCTTTTATTGAAAAATGAATGTGGATTATTTGAAGATCCATATAGAGGAATTTCTTCTGAAAAAGAAAAACAAACATTGTTATGTGGTGATTTTAGAAAGATAGCAAGAGAAGCTTCTTGTAAATCTATGGTGTTATTAAAAAATTCAAAAGTACTGCCTTTATCAGAGAATAAAAATATAGCATTAATTGGGCCATATGCTAATAATCCTTCAATATTAGGACCGTGGTCTTTAGATGGAGATATTAATGATGTAATTACAATTGAACAAGGATTAAGAAATAAAAATATTAACCTTCAATCTGTAGAAACAACATCATTTAATGAAATCTCTAGAGAAAAAGTAGATGAAATAATAGAAAAAACACAAAGCGCTGATATTATTGTATTGGCTTTAGGTGAAGAAGAAGAAAAGAGTGGAGAAGCAGGAAGTGTGAGCAACATAACTCTTCCACCAGCTCAAATAAAGCTGCTGAGTTATATGAAAAAGTTGAACAAGCCTATTATAGTTATTCTTATTAATGGGCGCCCATTAGACCTTACTAATATAATAGAAGAAGCCGATGCGGTTTTAGAATGCTGGTTCCCAGGAACAGAAGGGGGAAATGCAATTGCAGATATTCTATATGGCGCTTATAATCCAAGTGGAAGACTTACTATGAGTTTCCCAAGGGCAGTAGGTCAAATACCAGTTTATTATAACAGTTTAGCTACAGGAAGACCAAAAGAATTGCTTAAGATTGAAAAAAGATATAAATCTCAATATTTAGATATTCCAAATGAGCCGTTATTCCCATTTGGATACGGGTTAGGATATTCTCAGTTTAAATATGATAATTTTAAGATAAGCAAAAATGAACTGAGCAGAAAAGAAAAAATATCATGTAGTATTGATGTTACTAATAATGGAAAATATACCGGTATAGAAACAGTACAATTGTATATGAGAGATAAGGTTGCAGATATTTCAAGACCAGTTAAACAGCTAATTAAATACAAACAAATTATAATTAATCCGAGTGAAACAAAAACAGTAGAATTTACCGTTAATGAAAAAGATCTTCGTTATTGGAATGGTGAGAATCAATATAAAAGTGACGAAGGACTATTTGAATTTACTATAGGCAAAGATTCTTCAGATGGAATTTCTTTTGAAGTAAGATTAGTTAGTTAG